Part of the Micromonospora rhizosphaerae genome is shown below.
TTCGCGCCGGTGACCAGGACGACGAGGAGCAGTCCGCAGGTGTCGACGGCGATGTGGCGTTTCCGGCCGTTCATCTTCTTGCCGGCGTCGTAGCCGCGGCTGGGCCGGCCGACGGTCTCCGCGCCCCGTACCGACTGGGAGTCGACCAGCGCGGCCGACGGCTGTCGGTGACGCCCCTCGACGTGCTCGCGGACCTGTTCACGCAGGCTGTTGTGCATGCGGTTCAACGTGCCGTCGCGGGTCCAGGTCTTGAAGTAGTGGTAGACGAGCTTGTGGTGCGGGAAGTCGGCAGGCAGCGCGTCCCATTGGCAGCCTGTCCGGTCGAGGTAGCGGATCGCGTCCACGACGTCGCGGCGGGGGTACGTGATTGGCCGGCCGCGCCCGGTCCCGGCCGGCACGTGCGGAGCCAGGACCTGCCATTCGGCATCCGAGGTGTCGGACGGATAGTGCCGTGGCCGGGCGGTGGGCAGGTGATCGTCAACGATAGCCGGGGTGGCGGATGCGGCGACGCCGGCGACAAGGTATACAGACAGGGTTGGGCCTTCGGTCGTGCTGGTTTAGTCGCCTTTGCTCGTACCGAAGGCCCTTCCCCATGTCACGCCGCCACGCCGGCGCCGTCACGATTGTCGATCTTCGCCAGGACCGGCGACCGCCCGAACCCCTTATTTACCAGGCTCTAAGACCGACCTGCTCACTCACCGCTATCCGGCACAGGACACGGCGGTGCAGCGCGACCGGCGCAGCCAGTGCAGATCTTCGGCTGCGGGGCCGCGCTGCGCCGCCAGGTGAGCAACACGCCCCGGTCGAACCTCGGGTCCGCAGGTCCCACCGTACCGCCCACCGTCAGCGCGCAGCCGCAGCAGCTTCAGGACCGGCAACAACGTCGGCGCTCACCTCGGACGGCTAGCCTCGCTTACCGTGTTCGAAGCGGGCAGAACGAGCAGGGGCAAGGACTTCCCTAATCGAAGGGTAGGGGTGCAGACAGGACTCGTCGCCCGAGATGGTGACCGTCTTGCACAGTTCCTCCATGAGGAACAACCGGGTGAATGAATCCACTTGGTCTGGTCGAAAGAGCACGCCGCGCTCGACGGCCACCAGCACCCACTCGGGGTCGTCCGACTCTCCGCCAGAGGTGAAGAAGGCTGAGCCACGGATGGTCACGCGACCGGCCCTGGTAAAGGCTGTGAAAGTGGTCGCCTCACCGGGTGCACACCGATCTACGGCAAAGGAGAACTACAGATGCCTGGC
Proteins encoded:
- a CDS encoding IS5 family transposase — translated: MSVYLVAGVAASATPAIVDDHLPTARPRHYPSDTSDAEWQVLAPHVPAGTGRGRPITYPRRDVVDAIRYLDRTGCQWDALPADFPHHKLVYHYFKTWTRDGTLNRMHNSLREQVREHVEGRHRQPSAALVDSQSVRGAETVGRPSRGYDAGKKMNGRKRHIAVDTCGLLLVVLVTGANVQDRDAAKPLLWALRTCFPTIGLTWADSGYAGKLVDWAATHLALTVHIVAKLAGQTTFVVLHRRWAVERTFSWINRCRRTVRDYERLPDHHAAMVQWAMIIVMTRRLARHQNT